The Acidobacteriota bacterium genomic sequence TGCACTCGGTCATCTGTGCGCCGATCACCTCGAAGATCCGCGGTCTCAGCACCGAGGTGGCCCTCGGCCGTGAGGCCGGGCTGGCACAGAAGTCTGTCGCCAACTTCGACAACACGTTCCTGCTGTCGCGCCGGCGGCTGGTCCGGAGGCTCGGCAGGGCCAACCCGACGACGCTGCAGGCGGCGTGTGCCGCCTTGGCGACGGCCATCGGGTGTCCGTCGTGACCGTCGGCTTCACCCGAACGGCCGACGGCGGCGGGGTGTACGACCTCGCCGCCGCGCGGGAAAGAGAGGTAACGGTGGAACGCGGCGGACGCTCGATGTCACGGCTTCGAGCGCCCGCGCGCACAGACATCGCGGGCTTCCCGCTCGGATCCACGGCCATCTGATCCGAAGAACACGTCGTACGCGAATCGCACGTCTCCGGACGCGAACCACACAGGCGCCCGGTACTTGAACACATTGCCCCAGCGATCCGTGCGCCTGGATTCACGGAAGTACACGGAGAGTGCATCGATGCCCGCTGAGGCAAGGGGCACGAGTGCGCTCGTCTCGATCACACCTCCGCGGACTGTGGCGACCCACAGGGCGAGCCGGTCGAACGCGGGGTCGGATCGGTCGACGACGCCGTCGCGATTGTGGTCGAGGTCGGCTAGGGCGATGAAGCCATGCTCGGCTCTGGTGCCGTCCGTCAAGAGCGTTCCGTTGCCGAAGAGCTCTCCTCCGTCGTCAACTGTGCCGTTGTCGTTCCTGTCCAGGACGAGCCAGGCGCTGCTACCATCGACGGGCCAGGGCATCGGGATCGGTCGGCCATTGCCCCAGAAGTCAAACAGGATGCCATCGGCTGGCGAGGTGAGCTCGACTCGTCCTCGCAGATTGACCAGGATTGGCGTCGGGAGGCCACACGTCTGCACCGAGATGCCACACTCGTAGCTGCAGCACTCGGACGGCTCCTGGCACCACTCGCCGTCGTCCTTGCACTGCGGCGGTGGCGGGTCCTCGACGAAGTAGATCGCCGGTGGCGGCGAGTCGGAGTAGTGCTCGCCCTCTCCGAAGCCCCAGTGGATCCCGCCGGCATAGTAGTAGGTTTCGAAACTCAGGCCGTCGCATACACGCTGGGCCCACGCGAGCGTACCCGAGCCGGACTGCCAGTCGTGGTGCGCCTGTGCGTTCGTTGAAGAGCAATTGGCCCCCAGACCTACGAGCGTCGCCCTCGCGTAGAAGTCGCCGCTGCACCCCACGTGGTTTCCGTAGTGAATCAGGTGTGTTTGAGCCGCGATCTCAACGCTGAGGTTGGGCAAGGCACGTATGCTGGCGCTCCTGCCACCCCACATGTCGTTCTGGCACATCGCCGCCTCGGTCGCGCCAACGCTTGCTACTGACAGAACGAACCCCAGTACGACTGTGCGAGTCCACGTCAGCATGCTTCACCTCCCATCGTGGTCCCGCTCACGCACGGTCCCACTAAAGACTGGGCGGGTAGTCGAAAGAAGCTCCACCGCGCACATGTGCCTCGTGACGCGACACGACAAGCCACGACGACGAGGGGAGCAGCCGCAGCAGGCTCGCTCTTGCATCGAGCACGATCTCCCCGACCTCCGCTTCGAGCGCCTGATGCCCAGCTTGTGACTCGGCTTCGAGCTGCGCCCGCCGCGCATCCACTCGCTCGATCGTGTCCCGCGCGATGGCGAGCAATAACGCGATGTCCTCGTGTCGCGCGCCCTGAAGGTGATGGCGCTCGAGCACGGCAAGGTACTCTGGCGCGTACGTCTCGGGACCCGTCGCGTAGTCGAGCGCACCGGCCGAGCGGGCCCGGAAGTAGAATTCCCATGCCCAGGCCTCGGGGATGAGGTGCGGCTCGGTCCTCCCGGACACCGACAGCTGACACTTCCCCGTCCGCGTTACGTGGCCTGGCTTGCGGAACGTGACGGTGGTCTGTGAGCGTCGGTCGATCGCCGAGCGGCGTAGCGTGTCGAAGTCGGCCTTGGCCAGTGCGCGAATCAGTTGGTCGCGGCCGTCAAGCACGAGCTCCGCAAGCGCTGCATCGAGATCCGCGGCCACCTCGGCGTTGCCACCGGACGTTGGCCTGCGCGCACGTAGTCCCCTCGTCTTCATCAGCACCGTCGTCGCGATGGTTTCGACAGCAGAGTGGGCCGCGGCACTCAGACCGCGGTGCTCGGTCGTGCCAGATGCAGGCGGGGAGTGGCTCAGGCGCTTCCCGGCCGCCGCCTCGAAGAGCTCTCCCCAGACGACGTGCTCGGGAACGAGGAAGGGGAACTGGCTCCCGTCGAGGCGTGCGACACATTCCTCGCCGAGCGCCGGCTGTGCTGGCGAGGCGATGGCGATCGTGGCCCCTCCGCGCCCGAGGAGCACGGTGACACCGACGACGAGAGCGACGCGTACGACCTTCAGCCGAATCCCGTCCGAGTGCGAGTCCATGACGCCCTCCCTCTCCAGCCCACTCCACTACGCCCAGGGGCACGGCCGACGGTTCTGCCCGTGAGAGGCAGCGAAGCCGGTTCATCGGCACCAGGTGTCAAGACTGACCCCATCCGCCGCGAACCCGCGCGATCGGTCGGTGAACCGAGGCGGCTGACTTCGGCACGTCACAGGGCAATGAGTGTGCCGCCGTCGCCCAGTTGGGAGATGGATCATCAAGACCCCGCCAAGTGTGGTGCCACCGAGTCAGACGCACGCTGGCGCGCCAAGCCCATTCCGGACGAGCTGCCGGCCAGCCGTCACGCTCACGAACGAACGAACGAACGAACGAACGAACGACGCCTCGACTCCAACGGCGCTGACGGCCGGCACTTGTACTCCTGGGCTGGCCATCACCCCGCCATGGTGTACCGCCGCCGGAATCTCGTCGGGCTGCCGACGTCTCGACACGACGGATGCTCACTCCGGCGCACGTCGTTGGGTCCTGGAATCTCCATGGTCGTACGGCGCCAGTGCGCACTGGTCAGCTCTCACGTTCGAATTGGCTAAGACGCTCGCACGCTACCAACCCTGATGTGTCGCCATTGGCGGTCTCGGGTGGAGCATCCTCGACGAGACCCCTGGAACGCCGATCGGGCCCGTGTCGGCCAGCTGTTCGAGTCGTTCCTGCTCCAGCAAGTCGTCGCCCAGGCACCTCCTCCTCTGGGCGCTCGCAGATCACCGCCGGCTTCCCCGTGAAGCGCGACGCCTCATCGACGAGCACGACGTCCTTGTCAGCGCCGCGTCCGTGTGGGAGGTCGCCATCAAGGCCGCACTCGGCAAACTGCACGCCGATCCGCTCGCCGTACAGCAGGCGCTCGAGCCGAGCGGGTTCGACGAACTGCCCGTCACCGCAGCACACGCCGCAGCCGTGGCCAGTCTGCCGCCGCACCACCGCGATCCGTTCGACCGGCTGCTCGTCGCCCAGGCACTCGCCGAGCACCTCGTCTTGATCACGACCGACGCCCAACTCGCACCCTACGGCGACGTCGTCCGTCGGCTGTAGGCCTCTTCGGCCGAAACGGTCACAGCTCCCGCGATCGAC encodes the following:
- a CDS encoding type II toxin-antitoxin system PemK/MazF family toxin, which produces MTAQEARRGEVWFADVPGDKRRPVLILSRDPMGRILHSVICAPITSKIRGLSTEVALGREAGLAQKSVANFDNTFLLSRRRLVRRLGRANPTTLQAACAALATAIGCPS
- a CDS encoding type II toxin-antitoxin system VapC family toxin, whose amino-acid sequence is MSASCSSRSCSSKSSPRHLLLWALADHRRLPREARRLIDEHDVLVSAASVWEVAIKAALGKLHADPLAVQQALEPSGFDELPVTAAHAAAVASLPPHHRDPFDRLLVAQALAEHLVLITTDAQLAPYGDVVRRL